A section of the Streptomyces sp. NBC_01591 genome encodes:
- a CDS encoding Lrp/AsnC family transcriptional regulator, whose product MGNEFHLDAIDREILFHLQQDGRLTNVELAKRVGLTPPPCLRRVKRLEEAGVVSGYRAVVDPAAVGRSLEVLVDVEVYATDRKTVEEFEATVASYEEVVEFRRLFGRPDYFLRVAVADHAAYEAFLTGRLTGLPGVLRTESHLTMKQIKATS is encoded by the coding sequence ATGGGCAATGAATTTCACCTTGATGCCATCGATCGCGAAATTTTGTTTCACCTCCAGCAGGACGGCCGACTGACCAACGTCGAGCTGGCCAAGCGCGTCGGCCTCACCCCGCCGCCGTGCCTGCGCCGGGTCAAGCGCCTGGAGGAGGCGGGAGTGGTCTCCGGCTATCGCGCCGTCGTCGACCCGGCGGCGGTGGGACGCAGCCTGGAGGTCCTCGTCGATGTCGAGGTCTACGCCACCGACCGCAAGACCGTCGAGGAGTTCGAGGCGACCGTCGCCTCCTACGAGGAGGTCGTCGAGTTCCGCCGGCTCTTCGGGCGACCGGACTACTTCCTGCGCGTCGCGGTCGCCGACCACGCCGCTTACGAGGCCTTCCTGACCGGCAGGCTCACCGGCCTCCCCGGGGTCCTGCGGACCGAGTCCCACCTGACCATGAAGCAGATCAAGGCCACCTCCTGA
- a CDS encoding PPOX class F420-dependent oxidoreductase — translation MTAPFDEAVRARLQAPNIWYVGTVFADGAPQVSPMWVDLEGEGELTFNTSVGRVKEENLRRDPRVYLSHADVTDPFDRVQISGVVARFVEGEEAHDRMDRLARKYLGIERFEWTMPGEQRVAVIVRPIKVRHIVGVERFRPGGPVPAP, via the coding sequence ATGACTGCGCCTTTCGACGAAGCCGTCCGTGCCCGACTGCAAGCCCCCAACATCTGGTACGTCGGCACCGTGTTCGCCGACGGAGCACCGCAGGTCAGCCCGATGTGGGTGGATCTGGAGGGGGAAGGGGAGCTGACGTTCAACACCTCGGTGGGTCGGGTGAAGGAGGAGAACCTGCGCCGCGACCCCCGCGTCTACCTCTCACACGCGGACGTCACCGACCCCTTCGACCGAGTGCAGATCAGTGGTGTGGTTGCCCGCTTCGTCGAGGGCGAGGAGGCACACGACCGAATGGACCGGCTGGCCCGCAAGTATCTGGGCATCGAGCGCTTCGAGTGGACCATGCCGGGGGAACAGCGGGTCGCGGTGATCGTGCGCCCCATCAAGGTGCGGCACATCGTCGGGGTGGAGCGGTTCCGGCCCGGCGGCCCCGTCCCCGCGCCCTGA
- a CDS encoding TetR/AcrR family transcriptional regulator, with the protein MRITGDTRQRIVTAATELFRRQGYSATGMKQIVSEAGAPYGSAYHFFPGGKGQLGEEVIRTSGAAYLELIGSLFAASEADPAAATAAAFTGAAETLRELDFADPCPIATVALEVASTHEALRRATADVFASWVEALAGFYAGAGIEADTARETAGSVIALLEGAFMLARAAHDTAPVLAAARASAAIVRDALGSG; encoded by the coding sequence ATGAGAATCACTGGCGACACCAGGCAGCGGATTGTCACTGCCGCCACCGAACTCTTCCGGCGGCAGGGCTACTCGGCGACCGGCATGAAGCAGATCGTCTCGGAGGCCGGGGCCCCGTACGGCTCGGCGTACCACTTCTTCCCCGGCGGCAAGGGCCAGCTCGGCGAGGAGGTGATCCGCACCTCCGGGGCTGCCTATCTGGAGCTGATCGGCAGCCTTTTCGCCGCCTCCGAGGCGGATCCGGCAGCCGCCACCGCCGCCGCCTTCACGGGCGCGGCCGAAACCCTGCGGGAGCTGGACTTCGCCGACCCGTGCCCGATCGCCACCGTGGCCCTGGAGGTCGCCAGTACGCACGAGGCGCTGCGTCGCGCGACGGCGGACGTCTTCGCCTCGTGGGTCGAGGCCCTCGCCGGCTTCTACGCCGGGGCGGGCATCGAGGCGGACACCGCCCGGGAGACCGCGGGCTCGGTGATCGCCCTGCTGGAAGGGGCCTTCATGCTCGCCCGCGCGGCCCACGACACGGCTCCGGTCCTCGCTGCCGCCCGAGCGTCCGCCGCAATCGTCCGTGACGCCCTGGGGTCCGGCTGA
- a CDS encoding DUF2283 domain-containing protein, with the protein MRIEYDASANMAYIYLVDKIGPGEAVRQEPSDEDTSAILDYDAQGRLLGIELFDARSRLHPDLMAVAERIDG; encoded by the coding sequence ATGCGGATCGAATACGACGCGTCGGCAAACATGGCGTACATCTACCTCGTCGACAAGATCGGCCCGGGCGAAGCCGTCCGGCAGGAGCCTTCCGACGAGGACACCTCGGCGATACTCGACTACGACGCGCAAGGACGGCTCCTGGGCATCGAACTGTTCGATGCCAGATCCCGGTTGCACCCTGATCTGATGGCCGTGGCCGAGCGGATCGACGGTTAG
- a CDS encoding glutamate racemase, whose translation MMVALIDSGLGLLSTTGWLRHLAPELDLLLFLDPDGAPWGSRTASFVTDRLFSAAQLAVQRGAEAIVVPCNTATVTAIDALRESFEPRVPVIGTVPAVKSAAASGQGIAVWATVRTTASDYQDRLIADFANGRPVARVACPGLAEAIDHGDMAAAAEAIADAAERTPPNCDSVVLGCTHYPLVAPEILQSLPTGTTLYDSAEAVARQALRRLDRTTESHSTTGSIDVVLSGRRGHLPAGAHAYPVGRALAAAARVPREILISAATRASMNARAI comes from the coding sequence ATGATGGTGGCATTGATCGACTCAGGGCTTGGCCTCCTTTCCACCACAGGATGGCTTCGGCACCTCGCCCCGGAGCTCGATCTGCTTCTGTTCCTGGACCCCGACGGCGCCCCCTGGGGATCGAGAACTGCCTCCTTCGTCACGGACCGTCTGTTCAGTGCCGCCCAATTGGCCGTCCAGCGAGGTGCGGAGGCCATCGTGGTCCCCTGCAACACCGCCACCGTCACCGCGATCGACGCTCTGCGTGAGAGTTTCGAACCCCGTGTGCCTGTGATCGGAACCGTGCCCGCCGTGAAGTCGGCCGCAGCGTCCGGCCAAGGCATCGCCGTGTGGGCAACCGTCCGGACCACGGCGAGTGACTACCAGGATCGCCTGATCGCGGACTTCGCGAACGGTCGGCCTGTCGCGCGTGTCGCATGCCCCGGCCTGGCCGAGGCGATCGACCACGGAGACATGGCCGCAGCAGCAGAAGCGATCGCCGACGCGGCCGAGCGGACCCCCCCGAATTGCGACTCCGTGGTGCTGGGATGCACGCACTACCCCCTGGTGGCACCAGAGATTCTGCAGAGCCTGCCCACCGGAACCACCCTGTACGACAGCGCGGAGGCAGTCGCCCGCCAAGCACTTCGGCGATTGGACCGAACCACAGAATCGCACAGCACCACGGGCTCCATCGACGTGGTGCTCAGCGGGCGCCGCGGACATCTCCCAGCAGGCGCCCACGCCTACCCGGTGGGTCGCGCCCTTGCCGCCGCAGCGCGGGTGCCCCGCGAAATTCTCATCTCCGCCGCAACTCGCGCCTCGATGAACGCTCGGGCGATCTGA
- a CDS encoding DUF1203 domain-containing protein codes for MTTTYEVRAIDPAVLKQLREQDDAGHTRTPVTDPEGGAPLRCCLRHSEAGERIVLVSYAPLRRWAVETGAEPGPYDECGPVFVHAEECDGPTSGPGYPVELHGARRVLRAYSAQGHILGGRLVEIPEERAIEVDHALREVFTDPAVALVHVRAVEFGCFMVEIRRR; via the coding sequence ATGACCACGACTTACGAGGTGCGGGCCATCGATCCCGCCGTGCTGAAACAACTCCGGGAACAGGACGACGCCGGTCACACCCGGACACCCGTCACCGATCCGGAGGGCGGTGCCCCGCTGCGTTGCTGTCTGCGGCACAGCGAGGCAGGTGAGCGGATTGTCCTCGTCTCGTACGCACCGTTGCGTCGCTGGGCGGTGGAGACAGGCGCTGAGCCGGGCCCGTACGACGAGTGCGGTCCGGTATTCGTTCACGCCGAGGAGTGCGACGGGCCGACTTCCGGCCCCGGCTATCCGGTCGAACTGCACGGTGCTCGCCGGGTGCTGCGCGCCTACAGCGCCCAGGGGCACATCCTCGGTGGGCGACTGGTCGAGATCCCCGAGGAGCGGGCGATCGAGGTGGACCACGCGCTGCGCGAGGTCTTCACCGATCCGGCAGTGGCCCTGGTACATGTCCGCGCAGTGGAATTCGGCTGTTTCATGGTCGAGATCCGCCGACGGTAG
- a CDS encoding TetR/AcrR family transcriptional regulator encodes MSDDEIQRRPGGRAARVRKAVLDATLDALTEGGTTRFSFADVAKRAGVNETSLYRRWRTRENLLIDALLAASDRHIPVPDTGSVREDLLAFATLVADYLNSPLGAVLAHVAVIPVEDAEIAKARETFWRSRIELAAVMIERGIARGELRAGTDPRVALEALIAPLHSRVLLSREPLDEDLPRILVDLVLDGLGTRTDDTPPDRI; translated from the coding sequence GTGAGTGACGACGAGATCCAGCGCAGGCCCGGCGGACGGGCCGCCCGCGTACGCAAGGCGGTGCTCGACGCCACCCTCGATGCGCTGACCGAGGGCGGAACGACTCGGTTCAGCTTCGCCGACGTCGCCAAGCGGGCCGGCGTGAACGAGACCTCCCTCTACCGCCGTTGGCGCACCCGCGAGAACCTCCTCATCGACGCCCTGCTCGCCGCGAGCGACCGCCACATTCCGGTACCGGACACCGGCTCCGTACGAGAGGACCTGCTGGCTTTCGCCACCCTGGTGGCGGACTACCTCAACAGCCCCCTCGGCGCCGTCCTCGCCCACGTCGCAGTGATCCCCGTGGAGGATGCAGAGATAGCCAAGGCGCGCGAAACGTTCTGGCGATCAAGGATCGAGCTGGCCGCCGTAATGATCGAACGCGGCATCGCCCGAGGTGAGCTGCGCGCCGGGACCGACCCGCGCGTGGCGCTCGAAGCACTGATTGCTCCCCTGCACAGCAGAGTGCTGCTCTCGCGGGAGCCCCTGGACGAGGACCTCCCCCGTATCCTGGTCGACCTTGTCCTGGACGGCCTGGGAACACGCACCGACGACACCCCGCCAGACCGCATCTGA
- a CDS encoding AzlC family ABC transporter permease, which yields MAISPSAVGDPARPPAASSPPRASSEPRAAFKDSTSVGLGLVPLGLAFGLLVTESGLDWWWATAFTTLVYAGSFEFLLIGLVVAVAPLATVALTAFLVNIRHLFYALSFPLHRVRGRLAKAYSTFALTDEAYALTTGERARSWPGRRILWLQLIMHLYWVGGATAGALLGSLLPGSVTGLDFALTALFAVLALDALRDRRGDLPTPVLAVLAALAARLLFPGQMLLAAFALFTAGLLARHLSTDREPHRA from the coding sequence ATGGCAATATCTCCTTCCGCTGTCGGCGACCCCGCCCGGCCCCCTGCCGCTTCCTCGCCGCCCCGCGCGTCGTCCGAACCCCGGGCCGCGTTCAAGGACTCCACCTCCGTCGGCCTCGGGCTCGTGCCGCTGGGCCTGGCGTTCGGGCTGCTCGTGACGGAGTCCGGGCTCGACTGGTGGTGGGCGACCGCCTTCACCACGCTCGTCTACGCGGGCTCGTTCGAGTTCCTCCTGATCGGTCTGGTCGTCGCCGTCGCACCCCTGGCCACCGTCGCGCTGACCGCGTTCCTGGTGAACATCCGGCACCTCTTCTACGCGCTGTCGTTTCCCCTCCACCGCGTGCGGGGGCGCCTGGCCAAGGCGTACAGCACCTTCGCGCTCACCGACGAGGCGTACGCGCTGACCACCGGCGAGCGCGCCCGCTCCTGGCCGGGCCGGCGGATCCTCTGGCTCCAGCTGATCATGCACCTGTACTGGGTCGGGGGTGCCACCGCCGGCGCCCTGCTCGGCTCCCTCCTGCCCGGCAGCGTCACCGGCCTGGACTTCGCCCTCACCGCGCTGTTCGCGGTGCTCGCGCTCGACGCCCTCCGGGACCGGCGCGGCGACCTTCCGACCCCCGTCCTCGCCGTCCTCGCGGCGCTGGCGGCCCGGCTCCTGTTCCCCGGGCAGATGCTCCTGGCCGCCTTCGCCCTCTTCACCGCCGGGCTGCTGGCCCGCCACCTCTCCACCGACAGGGAGCCGCACCGTGCCTGA
- a CDS encoding S1 family peptidase, with the protein MFSFKPLRHRTARTAAVGALTAAACATVMAGSAGAIVNGSDSTESYPFMATIPESAPKHGLNDGTCGASLIDQQWVLTAAHCVKGDGLKLDGIVRVGSDHRKSGGTVRKIDRTFIHPGYVNGDAKAANKNDIALIRLDRPVAQQPIKIAEQAGRPGTPTRLLGFGTTVDTEFKFPERLQELNTRRGAESECAPGYADRTRLCTITTVPKAMACFGDSGGPQVQKGRDGRWELIGVTSGPGAPKVPCSQGPGLYSSAPAYAGWIDKTMKTNSAQPTAAQGSDLAETGTNDNTAAIAGVAAALIVAGGGTAVAVRRRKTRRAA; encoded by the coding sequence GTGTTCAGCTTCAAGCCGCTGCGCCACCGTACCGCCCGCACCGCTGCCGTCGGCGCTCTCACCGCCGCGGCCTGCGCCACCGTCATGGCCGGCAGCGCCGGAGCCATCGTCAACGGATCGGACTCCACCGAGAGCTACCCGTTCATGGCGACCATCCCGGAGTCGGCCCCCAAGCACGGTCTGAACGACGGGACCTGCGGGGCGTCGCTGATCGATCAGCAGTGGGTGCTGACGGCGGCCCACTGCGTGAAGGGCGACGGCCTCAAGCTGGACGGCATCGTGCGCGTCGGCAGCGACCACCGCAAGTCCGGCGGCACTGTCCGGAAGATAGACCGGACCTTCATCCACCCCGGCTATGTGAACGGCGACGCCAAGGCCGCCAACAAGAACGACATCGCGCTGATACGCCTGGACCGCCCGGTCGCCCAGCAACCCATCAAGATCGCCGAGCAGGCCGGGCGGCCCGGCACGCCGACCCGGCTCCTGGGCTTCGGCACCACCGTCGACACCGAGTTCAAGTTCCCGGAACGGCTGCAGGAGCTGAACACCCGCAGGGGCGCCGAGTCCGAGTGCGCGCCCGGCTACGCGGACCGGACCCGGCTGTGCACCATTACCACCGTGCCCAAGGCCATGGCGTGCTTCGGGGACTCCGGGGGACCGCAGGTCCAAAAGGGCCGGGACGGCCGCTGGGAACTGATCGGTGTCACCTCCGGGCCCGGCGCCCCGAAGGTGCCGTGCTCGCAGGGCCCCGGCCTCTACAGCAGCGCGCCCGCCTACGCGGGCTGGATCGACAAGACCATGAAGACCAACAGCGCCCAGCCGACTGCGGCCCAGGGCTCCGACCTCGCCGAGACCGGTACGAACGACAACACCGCGGCGATCGCCGGTGTGGCCGCCGCGCTGATCGTCGCCGGTGGCGGCACCGCCGTCGCGGTACGCCGCCGCAAGACCCGCCGTGCCGCCTGA
- a CDS encoding alpha/beta fold hydrolase: MPEIELSAGTIEYTDTGGGVGETVVLVHGLAFDGSVWDALVADLREDFRVVVPVLPLGSHRRPMRPSADLSAQGVADLLAEFLERLDLREVTLVQNDAGTAQLLPGVRDERIARLVLTSCEALDNYPPGIQGRTLLAASRVPGGLFLLLQSFRVPFLASMRSSLGGMTAHGIPYERVRRWYRPLLTDRAIRRDLARFLRSTQKDTYLRAAERLRHFDRPALVAWGAEDRMMPPETGRSLAELLPQGRYVEIPEAGTLVPLDNPAALAHELRRFIEGND; encoded by the coding sequence ATGCCGGAGATCGAACTGAGCGCCGGAACCATCGAGTACACCGACACCGGGGGCGGCGTGGGCGAGACCGTGGTGCTCGTCCACGGGCTCGCTTTCGACGGATCGGTCTGGGACGCCCTCGTGGCGGATCTGCGCGAAGACTTCCGCGTAGTCGTCCCTGTCCTGCCGCTCGGCAGCCACCGCCGCCCGATGCGGCCGTCCGCGGACCTGTCGGCCCAGGGCGTGGCGGACCTGCTCGCCGAGTTCCTGGAGCGGCTGGACCTGCGTGAGGTGACGCTGGTGCAGAACGACGCGGGCACGGCCCAGCTCCTGCCCGGCGTACGCGACGAGCGCATCGCCCGACTGGTGCTCACTTCCTGCGAGGCGCTCGACAACTACCCACCGGGCATCCAGGGCCGCACCCTGCTGGCCGCGAGCCGAGTACCGGGTGGCCTGTTCCTGCTCCTCCAGTCCTTCCGGGTGCCCTTCCTGGCGTCGATGCGCAGCTCACTGGGTGGCATGACGGCGCATGGGATTCCGTACGAGCGGGTGCGTCGCTGGTACCGGCCGCTGCTGACCGACCGGGCGATCCGCCGAGACCTCGCGCGCTTTCTGCGCTCCACGCAGAAGGACACCTATCTTCGGGCCGCCGAACGGCTGCGGCACTTCGACCGGCCGGCGCTGGTGGCGTGGGGCGCGGAGGACCGGATGATGCCGCCCGAGACCGGCCGGAGCCTTGCCGAACTGTTGCCGCAGGGGCGCTACGTCGAGATCCCCGAGGCCGGAACGCTGGTCCCCTTGGACAACCCGGCGGCACTCGCCCACGAGCTGCGCCGGTTCATCGAGGGGAACGACTGA
- a CDS encoding alpha/beta hydrolase has product MSFVWPQDPRDLFVERYPQMVAFGLPASDVDAVRAAITEMWPDAPGGWVREWSQLADRYAADGRHDLAVLAYGYAKFPTLANEPKRMALARQAEEYQLAAAGFPVDFSRRILTLPHQGGSTQVPVHILAAPDLPADAPVTLASGGVDSWKMDLHSLLVGLALQTRTRIIAFDLAGTGETSHIPMTHDGGTEIIEGLITEARRTGNGQVVHFGLSMGGYYSARTGLTGAVDAAINIGGPVEAAFAPGRTFAFGMEGIVGNALGFNESPSPEEQSAEFAKFNLRHLLDQDTNAPMLVINGADDVHVPQHDTLVFQGRRDTRVDLIPGTGHCAITKLPEVMPVINDWLKRTLGI; this is encoded by the coding sequence ATGTCCTTCGTATGGCCCCAGGACCCGCGTGACCTGTTCGTCGAGCGCTACCCGCAGATGGTCGCCTTCGGACTGCCCGCCTCCGATGTCGACGCCGTCCGCGCCGCCATCACCGAGATGTGGCCCGATGCCCCGGGCGGCTGGGTTCGCGAGTGGTCGCAGCTCGCCGACCGATACGCCGCCGACGGTCGGCACGACCTGGCGGTGCTCGCCTACGGCTATGCCAAGTTCCCCACCCTGGCCAACGAGCCCAAGCGCATGGCCCTGGCCCGCCAGGCCGAGGAGTACCAGCTCGCCGCAGCCGGCTTCCCCGTCGACTTCTCACGCCGCATCCTGACGCTCCCGCACCAGGGCGGCTCGACCCAGGTCCCGGTGCACATCCTGGCCGCGCCGGACCTGCCCGCCGACGCTCCCGTCACCCTCGCCAGCGGCGGCGTGGACAGCTGGAAGATGGACCTGCACTCCCTGCTCGTCGGCCTCGCCCTGCAGACCCGCACCCGCATCATCGCCTTCGACCTGGCCGGTACCGGAGAGACCAGCCACATCCCCATGACCCACGACGGCGGCACCGAAATCATCGAGGGCCTCATCACCGAGGCCCGCAGGACGGGCAACGGGCAGGTCGTGCACTTCGGCCTGTCCATGGGCGGCTACTACTCCGCCCGCACCGGCCTCACCGGCGCCGTGGACGCCGCCATCAACATCGGCGGCCCCGTCGAAGCCGCCTTCGCCCCCGGACGCACCTTCGCCTTCGGCATGGAGGGCATCGTCGGCAACGCCCTCGGCTTCAACGAATCCCCCAGCCCTGAAGAGCAGTCCGCGGAATTCGCGAAGTTCAACCTGCGTCACCTGCTCGACCAGGACACCAACGCCCCCATGCTCGTGATCAACGGAGCCGACGACGTCCACGTGCCCCAGCACGACACCCTGGTCTTCCAGGGCCGCCGCGACACCCGCGTCGACCTCATCCCCGGCACCGGCCACTGCGCCATCACCAAACTGCCCGAGGTCATGCCGGTCATCAACGACTGGCTCAAGCGGACGCTCGGCATCTGA
- a CDS encoding NB-ARC domain-containing protein: MVRWPNRRPERDGEPNADPGAADAKREPSVTLADTGTAAARDGATAVTGYTRPASGPAGPVRVSHTGDATASEGGLANTGYLAIDRFTLVQQAAPRAPFAWPHQVGVLPPRAQSLQHRAEVDQLRAAVNRGGTEVLTQVLTGAGGVGKTQLAADCARTAWDNGEVDVLVWISASSRSAITAGYAQAGVEILAADPGDPEQAARSFLAWLEPKADQKPCRWLVVLDDVAEPADMRGWWPPTSRHGRALVTTRRREAALPGAGRRRVTVGLFTPQEAAAYFTAVLAAHDRQEPADQINSLAADLGYLPLALAQAATYIVDADLTCASYRELLADRLRKLADLLPEPSALPDDQTATVAASWSLSVERANQLRPAGLARPMLQLASFLDPNGIPATVLTGRPALAHLSRRTPTGTGGTHQSAQVSAEDAVLALRALHRLSLIDHTPDIPHQAVRVHQLVQRATRDTLTPDQHDRLACTTADTLTAAWPTIERDTALARALRANATALTRAAEDALYRPVPHRVLFRTGQSLGEAGQVTAATAHFSRLTEATSHRLGPDHPYALAARNNLARCRGEAGDAAGAAAALEDLLADVMRVLGPDHPDTLKARHELARWRSKAIVDESTDS; encoded by the coding sequence ATGGTGCGATGGCCCAATCGCCGCCCCGAACGGGACGGGGAGCCCAACGCTGATCCCGGGGCCGCGGACGCAAAGCGCGAGCCGTCGGTCACCCTCGCGGACACCGGTACTGCCGCTGCCCGCGACGGCGCCACGGCGGTGACCGGCTACACCAGGCCGGCCTCAGGGCCCGCCGGCCCGGTACGCGTGAGCCATACGGGGGACGCCACCGCCAGCGAGGGCGGCCTGGCCAACACCGGGTACCTGGCGATCGACCGCTTCACCCTGGTGCAGCAGGCCGCCCCGCGCGCGCCCTTCGCCTGGCCGCACCAAGTCGGCGTGCTCCCGCCCCGCGCCCAGTCTCTTCAGCACCGGGCCGAAGTCGACCAGTTGCGGGCAGCGGTTAACCGCGGGGGCACCGAGGTGCTCACCCAGGTACTGACCGGGGCCGGCGGGGTGGGCAAGACACAGCTGGCCGCCGACTGCGCCCGCACCGCCTGGGACAACGGCGAGGTCGACGTACTGGTGTGGATCAGCGCGAGCAGCCGCTCAGCGATCACAGCCGGGTATGCGCAGGCCGGTGTCGAAATCCTTGCCGCCGACCCCGGCGACCCGGAGCAGGCCGCGCGATCGTTCCTGGCCTGGCTGGAACCCAAAGCCGACCAGAAGCCGTGCCGGTGGCTGGTCGTCCTGGACGACGTTGCGGAACCCGCCGATATGCGCGGCTGGTGGCCGCCCACCAGCCGCCACGGCCGCGCCCTGGTCACCACGCGCCGCCGCGAGGCCGCCCTGCCCGGAGCAGGCCGGCGCCGGGTGACCGTGGGCCTGTTCACCCCTCAGGAAGCCGCCGCTTACTTCACCGCCGTGCTTGCCGCGCACGACCGCCAAGAGCCAGCCGATCAGATCAACAGCCTGGCCGCCGACTTGGGATACCTGCCCCTCGCCTTGGCCCAGGCCGCGACCTACATCGTTGACGCGGACCTGACCTGTGCCTCCTACCGAGAGCTGCTGGCCGACCGGCTGAGGAAGCTGGCCGACTTGCTGCCGGAGCCCAGTGCTCTGCCCGACGACCAGACCGCCACCGTGGCCGCCAGCTGGTCCCTGTCCGTCGAACGCGCCAACCAACTCCGCCCGGCGGGCCTGGCCCGCCCCATGCTCCAGCTCGCTTCCTTCCTCGACCCCAACGGCATCCCCGCTACAGTCCTCACCGGCCGGCCCGCCCTTGCGCACCTCAGTCGCCGCACCCCAACCGGCACGGGCGGTACCCACCAGTCGGCCCAGGTTTCGGCCGAGGACGCCGTGCTCGCGCTGCGGGCCCTCCACCGGCTCAGTCTGATCGACCACACTCCCGACATCCCCCACCAGGCCGTCCGCGTCCACCAGCTCGTCCAGCGTGCCACCCGTGACACCCTCACCCCCGACCAGCACGACCGACTTGCCTGCACCACCGCTGACACCCTCACCGCCGCCTGGCCCACCATCGAACGAGACACCGCCCTCGCCCGCGCCCTGCGTGCCAACGCCACCGCCCTCACCCGCGCCGCCGAAGACGCCCTGTACCGGCCCGTCCCCCACCGGGTGCTCTTCCGCACCGGCCAAAGCCTCGGCGAAGCCGGCCAGGTCACCGCCGCCACCGCCCACTTCTCTCGCCTGACCGAGGCGACCTCCCACCGCCTCGGCCCCGACCACCCTTACGCCCTGGCCGCCCGTAACAACCTCGCCCGGTGTCGGGGTGAGGCGGGGGACGCGGCGGGTGCCGCGGCCGCATTGGAAGACCTGCTGGCTGACGTGATGCGGGTACTGGGCCCCGACCACCCCGACACCCTGAAAGCCCGACACGAGCTCGCCCGGTGGCGAAGTAAAGCGATCGTTGATGAATCGACCGATTCCTGA
- a CDS encoding branched-chain amino acid transporter permease: MPDTPYLMAAVAVSAAVTWALRAVPFAALAPLRSSSTVQYLSTRMPAGVMLILLAYCLRDLPLTEPRTLAPLAALAVTVGLHLWRRNALLSILGGTTAHVLLVSTVFAH; this comes from the coding sequence GTGCCTGACACCCCGTACCTCATGGCCGCAGTCGCCGTCTCCGCCGCTGTCACCTGGGCCCTGCGCGCCGTCCCCTTCGCCGCGCTCGCCCCGCTGCGGTCCAGCAGTACGGTCCAGTACCTCAGCACCCGCATGCCGGCCGGCGTCATGCTGATCCTGCTCGCCTACTGCCTGCGGGATCTCCCGCTGACAGAACCACGCACGCTGGCCCCTCTGGCGGCACTCGCTGTCACCGTAGGGCTGCACCTCTGGCGCCGTAACGCGCTGCTGAGCATCCTCGGCGGCACCACCGCTCATGTCCTTCTGGTGAGCACGGTCTTCGCCCACTGA